Proteins co-encoded in one Bradyrhizobium sp. 170 genomic window:
- a CDS encoding sulfatase-like hydrolase/transferase: protein MAPAPNPGPSATTLAAGLAAIGFWRLSAVAAPHMAALAILLQTETDFGGRMGFALAWGILSFFFIALLRRPALSGALSLTLVVLLVLLSRLKHDVVQMTANFVDLMVIDRDTAAYLFTIFPNLRWSVVGAALVIVPLMYALWWLDPFRIRRLPAAAGLLACLAALAGYSMTWPDEAWRGYYDDGYFSKFARSGVTAVSDFANYGFMESEAVTAERLKVPLVDSCHVAGRRPHIIMIHDESSFDIRQAAGVKVPPGYGSHFKSFDGRERKFVAESSGGASWMAEYNVLAGLSSRSFGRFSYFVTRIASGRVERGLPLALRRCGYSTLSLYPAYGAFMGARGFQTSTGIQHFYDARDLGAKGIEPDSFFYDKAVKLIAEQPDKTPLFTFVYLAANHFPWETRFRPDLLTSWRKPGNEPVVDEYLRRQTMSAGDYAGFVASLKKKFPAQPFLIVRYGDHQPEFSSNLLDPGLDEARVARKFNTYDPRYFTTYYAIDAINFEPVKSSAVMDTIDAPYLPLVIQEAAGIPLDPSFEEQKNIMLRCKGVFYACKDGAEARRFNRLLIEAGFIKGL, encoded by the coding sequence ATGGCGCCCGCGCCAAACCCAGGGCCCTCCGCCACCACCCTTGCCGCCGGCCTTGCCGCGATCGGCTTCTGGCGCCTCTCGGCTGTTGCTGCACCGCACATGGCGGCGCTGGCGATCCTGCTGCAGACCGAGACCGATTTCGGCGGCCGCATGGGCTTCGCGCTGGCGTGGGGCATCCTGAGCTTCTTCTTTATTGCGCTGCTGCGGCGCCCGGCGCTGTCGGGCGCGCTGTCGCTGACGCTGGTCGTGCTGCTGGTGCTGCTGTCGCGGCTCAAGCACGACGTCGTGCAGATGACCGCGAACTTCGTCGACCTGATGGTGATCGACCGCGACACCGCGGCCTACCTGTTCACGATCTTTCCGAACCTGCGCTGGAGCGTGGTCGGCGCCGCGCTCGTCATCGTGCCGCTGATGTACGCGCTGTGGTGGCTCGATCCGTTTCGCATCCGCCGCCTGCCGGCCGCAGCCGGCCTGCTGGCCTGTCTTGCCGCGCTGGCCGGTTATTCCATGACCTGGCCAGATGAAGCCTGGCGCGGCTATTACGACGACGGCTATTTCTCCAAATTCGCCCGCTCGGGCGTGACGGCGGTCTCCGACTTCGCCAATTACGGCTTCATGGAATCGGAAGCCGTGACCGCCGAGCGGCTCAAGGTGCCGCTGGTTGATTCCTGTCATGTCGCCGGCCGCCGCCCGCACATCATCATGATCCATGACGAGTCGAGCTTCGACATCCGTCAGGCCGCTGGCGTCAAGGTGCCGCCGGGCTATGGCAGCCACTTCAAGTCCTTTGACGGCCGCGAGCGCAAGTTTGTGGCGGAAAGCAGCGGCGGCGCAAGCTGGATGGCCGAGTACAACGTGCTGGCCGGCCTGTCGTCGCGCTCGTTCGGCCGCTTCTCCTATTTCGTCACCCGCATCGCGTCGGGGCGGGTCGAGCGCGGATTGCCGCTGGCGCTGCGCCGTTGCGGTTACAGCACCCTCTCGCTCTATCCGGCCTACGGCGCCTTCATGGGCGCGCGCGGCTTCCAGACCTCCACGGGCATCCAGCACTTCTACGATGCGCGCGATCTCGGCGCCAAGGGCATCGAGCCGGACAGCTTCTTCTACGACAAGGCGGTCAAGCTGATCGCCGAGCAGCCGGACAAAACGCCGCTGTTCACCTTCGTCTATCTCGCCGCCAACCATTTCCCCTGGGAAACCAGGTTCCGCCCGGACCTGCTGACGTCCTGGCGCAAGCCGGGCAACGAGCCGGTGGTCGACGAATATCTGCGCCGCCAGACCATGAGCGCCGGTGACTATGCGGGCTTCGTCGCCAGCCTGAAGAAGAAATTCCCGGCGCAGCCGTTCCTGATCGTTCGTTACGGCGACCATCAGCCGGAGTTTTCGTCGAACCTGCTGGATCCCGGCCTGGATGAAGCCAGGGTCGCCCGCAAGTTCAACACCTATGATCCGCGCTACTTCACCACCTATTACGCGATCGATGCCATCAATTTCGAGCCGGTGAAGAGTTCCGCCGTTATGGATACGATCGACGCGCCATATCTACCGCTGGTGATCCAGGAAGCTGCCGGCATTCCGCTCGACCCGTCCTTCGAGGAGCAAAAGAACATCATGCTCCGCTGCAAGGGTGTATTCTACGCCTGCAAGGACGGCGCCGAGGCGCGCAGGTTCAACCGGTTAT
- a CDS encoding TetR/AcrR family transcriptional regulator, which yields MRPAAKSSAAKAPAAKPRRRVSRAPAPKPYHHGDLRRVLIDAALQLVGEGGAEAVSVREAARRAGVSPGAPFRHFPSRDALMQAVAEEAQRRFRAEIEAALAEAPAGDPLARFRCLGLAYLRWAMRNPTHFEIISSRRFFDHDQAVAVSSDNAELIELTERTLAEAFAAGQLRPADLKQVQIAGRALVYGFARMNIDGHFPRWGVAGSEAEQTAEAILDLFIEGIARRT from the coding sequence ATGCGCCCTGCCGCCAAATCTTCCGCCGCCAAAGCCCCCGCGGCCAAACCGCGCCGCCGCGTTTCGCGAGCGCCCGCGCCAAAGCCCTATCACCACGGCGATCTCAGGCGCGTCCTGATCGACGCCGCGCTGCAACTGGTCGGCGAGGGCGGGGCGGAGGCGGTCAGTGTCCGCGAGGCCGCCCGCCGGGCCGGCGTCTCGCCCGGGGCGCCGTTTCGGCATTTTCCGAGCCGCGACGCCCTGATGCAGGCGGTGGCGGAGGAGGCGCAGCGGCGGTTCCGCGCGGAGATCGAGGCGGCCTTGGCCGAAGCGCCGGCTGGCGATCCCTTGGCGCGGTTTCGCTGTCTCGGACTCGCTTACCTGCGCTGGGCGATGCGCAACCCGACCCATTTCGAAATCATTTCCAGCCGCCGATTTTTCGATCATGACCAGGCGGTCGCCGTCAGCAGCGACAATGCCGAGCTGATCGAGCTGACCGAGCGGACGCTCGCAGAGGCCTTTGCGGCAGGCCAGCTCCGACCAGCGGACCTCAAGCAGGTCCAGATCGCCGGGCGGGCATTGGTTTATGGCTTTGCCCGGATGAATATCGACGGCCATTTTCCGCGCTGGGGCGTCGCAGGTTCCGAGGCCGAACAGACCGCCGAAGCGATCCTGGATCTTTTCATCGAGGGGATTGCCAGGAGGACGTGA
- a CDS encoding SDR family oxidoreductase, with protein sequence MRSVVITGASTGIGWASAKLLLDRGFRVFGSVRKQADADPLRNEFGANFTPLIFDVTDEAAVLAAGREVRSALNGETLAGLVNNAGIAVSGPVLELAADEFRRQMEVNFIGPIIATQAFGPLLGSDPTLKGPKGRIVMISSVAGRNGNPMTSAYSASKHALEGLSESLRRELMLFGIDVIIIAPGAVKTPIWSKAEEVDISAYKNSPYFPALKKIRAFMLNLGATGLPAEIIAEKVFGALTLPNPKVRYTIVPDPMQRWMAAVLPKRTLDRIIAKRLGLTPQG encoded by the coding sequence ATGAGATCTGTTGTCATCACCGGCGCGTCCACCGGCATCGGCTGGGCCAGTGCGAAACTGCTGCTCGACCGCGGTTTCCGCGTGTTCGGCAGCGTGCGCAAGCAGGCCGACGCCGACCCCCTCAGGAACGAGTTCGGGGCGAACTTCACGCCATTGATCTTCGACGTCACCGATGAGGCCGCCGTCCTGGCCGCCGGGCGCGAGGTCCGTAGCGCCCTCAACGGCGAAACGCTCGCCGGTCTCGTCAACAATGCCGGCATCGCGGTCTCAGGCCCGGTGCTCGAACTCGCCGCCGACGAATTCCGCCGCCAGATGGAGGTCAACTTCATCGGGCCCATCATTGCGACCCAGGCTTTCGGACCGCTGCTCGGCTCCGATCCGACCCTGAAGGGGCCAAAAGGACGGATCGTGATGATCTCCTCGGTCGCCGGCAGGAACGGCAATCCGATGACCTCGGCCTATTCCGCCTCCAAGCACGCGCTCGAGGGGCTGTCGGAGAGCCTGCGCCGCGAACTGATGCTGTTCGGGATCGACGTCATCATCATTGCGCCGGGCGCGGTAAAGACGCCGATCTGGAGCAAGGCCGAGGAGGTCGATATCTCCGCCTACAAGAACTCGCCGTATTTCCCGGCGCTGAAGAAAATTCGTGCCTTCATGCTGAATCTTGGCGCGACCGGATTGCCGGCCGAGATAATTGCCGAAAAGGTGTTCGGGGCATTGACGCTGCCGAACCCCAAGGTGCGCTACACGATCGTGCCGGATCCGATGCAGCGATGGATGGCGGCGGTGCTGCCCAAGCGCACCCTGGACAGGATCATCGCCAAGCGCCTCGGGTTGACGCCGCAGGGATGA